A stretch of the Glycine soja cultivar W05 chromosome 13, ASM419377v2, whole genome shotgun sequence genome encodes the following:
- the LOC114382760 gene encoding LIM domain-containing protein WLIM2b-like: MSFIGTQQKCKACEKTVYPVDQLSADGTAYHKACFRCSHCKGTLKLSNYSSMEGVLYCKPHFEQLFKESGSFSKNFQSPAKLADKTTHELTRSPSKAASMFSGTQEKCATCGKTAYPLEKVTVEGQAYHKSCFKCSHGGCPITPSNYAALEGILYCKHHFSQLFKEKGSYNHLTKSASVKRAAAAAATATATTVASVPES, translated from the exons ATGTCTTTTATCGGTACCCAGCAAAAGTGCAAGGCTTGTGAGAAAACGGTTTATCCAGTTGATCAGCTTTCTGCTGATGGCACTGCTTATCACAAAGCTTGCTTCAGATGTTCTCACTGCAAAGGAACATTAAAG CTGAGCAACTATTCCTCAATGGAAGGTGTTCTTTATTGTAAGCCTCACTTTGAGCAGCTCTTCAAGGAGAGTGGGTCCTTCAGCAAGAACTTCCAGTCAC CTGCAAAGCTAGCAGATAAGACAACACATGAGCTG ACAAGGTCTCCTAGTAAAGCTGCGAGCATGTTTTCTGGCACCCAAGAAAAGTGTGCCACATGTGGCAAAACTGCTTATCCATTGGAGAAG GTAACAGTGGAAGGGCAGGCCTATCACAAATCATGTTTCAAGTGTTCACATGGTGGATGTCCCATAACGCCGTCGAATTACGCAGCCCTTGAGGGCATTTTGTATTGCAAGCACCACTTCTCCCAGCTTTTTAAGGAGAAAGGGAGCTATAATCATCTTACTAAGTCTGCCTCAGTCAAAcgtgcagcagcagcagcagcaacagcaaCTGCAACGACCGTGGCCTCTGTTCCAGAATCTTGA
- the LOC114381078 gene encoding trafficking protein particle complex subunit 5-like: protein MIGVGKIKQYSNVLDKPLTKGKQEVSLSAFAFLFSELVQYNQTQVDNIGELERRLEDAGYAVGARVLELLCHRDKGNRRETRLLGILSFVHSTVWKVLFGKVADSLEKGTEHEDEYMISEKELLVNKFISIPKDMGTFNCGAFVAGIVRGVLDGAGFPAVVTAHFVPMEGQQRPRTTILIKFAEEVLQREARLG, encoded by the exons ATGATCGGCGTCGGAAAGATCAAGCAGTACAGTAACGTCCTCGACAAGCCCCTCACCAAGGGCAAGCAAGAg GTTAGTTTGAGCGCATTCGCGTTCTTGTTCTCGGAGCTTGTTCAGTACAACCAAACGCAGGTCGACAATATTGGCGAGCTTGAACGAAG ACTGGAGGATGCTGGATATGCGGTTGGGGCTCGAGTTCTTGAGCTGCTTTGCCACAGAGATAAG GGAAACAGAAGGGAGACACGGCTGTTGGGTATTCTTTCTTTTGTACACAGTACAGTATGGAAAGTATTATTTGGAAAG GTTGCTGATTCACTGGAGAAAGGAACTGAACATGAAGATGAATACATGATCAGTGAAAAGGAGCTCCTCGTAAACAA ATTCATTTCTATCCCAAAGGACATGGGAACGTTTAACTGTGGAGCATTTGTTGCTGGAATAGTACGG GGCGTTTTGGATGGTGCTGGGTTTCCAGCTGTTGTAACAGCTCATTTTGTGCCCATGGAAGGTCAACAACGACCGCGGACaacaattttgataaaatttgctGAAGAG GTGTTACAAAGAGAAGCAAGATTAGGCTGA
- the LOC114381231 gene encoding uncharacterized protein At2g39920-like isoform X2 has product MSAYAHQMEQQYSAPSLSDDSETGSHYELESGFFMKSFTATIFVASLVTLGVLLITLVISLVIMLQSCQSKSAGVIELLNINDYYSYCRVYSLHAELNNLEGYNLPGICRHLAVHYIKVGQYARDLDLTMSVIDDYFKSVRPSEDGLDVVLMDIDDIFPRNSDSSNLFHRFYNDSTSNCIKEAKNVKLMFVTRLYMYLQTGGWSIILLSREPRTHRNVTINHLDSAGLRSWSALMMRRFRSYQRVRVLF; this is encoded by the exons ATGTCTGCATATGCTCATCAAATGGAGCAGCAGTACTCTGCACCTAGTCTCTCAGATGATTCTG AGACAGGAAGCCATTATGAATTAGAATCAGGATTCTTCATGAAATCGTTTACCGCAACAATATTCGTTGCTTCACTTGTCACTCTTGGAGTTCTTCTAATTACTTTGGTGATTTCCTTGGTGATTATGCTGCAATCCTGTCAAAGTAAAAGTGCTGGAGTTATCGAGCTTCTGAATATAAATGATTATTACAGTTATTGCAGGGTGTATTCTCTGCATGCTGAGCTCAATAACTTAGAAGGTTATAATCTTCCTGGAATCTGCAGACACCTGGCTGTACACTATATCAAAGTAGGTCAATATGCTAGAGACTTGGATTTGACTATGTCTGTGATTGATGATTACTTCAAGAGTGTTAGACCTTCAGAGGATGGTTTGGATGTGGTTTTGATGGACATAGATGACATTTTTCCTCGGAACTCTGACTCTTCCAATTTGTTTCACAG GTTTTATAATGACAGCACTAGCAACTGTATTAAAGAGGCAAAGAATGTAAAGCTCATGTTTGTTACTAGACTATACATGTACCTTCAAACTGGTGGATGGTCTATAATTTTGTTATCGAGAGAGCCTAGAACACACCGAAATGTCACCATTAATCATCTTGACTCAGCGGGACTTAGAAGTTGGTCTGCCTTGATGATGAG AAGATTCAGATCCTACCAAAGGGTACGAGTACTTTTCTAG
- the LOC114381197 gene encoding glucan endo-1,3-beta-glucosidase 4-like produces MNFFFTYIVFNLHRRYGTSPHTWTPTLSNNMKSHASYVYNDYYQRKHNSGGTCDFDGTATITTKDPSSSSCIFARSYNSSTRLQWLLEIQAPLVRV; encoded by the exons atgaattttttcttcACTTATATAGTGTTCAACCTTCACAGGCGATATGGAACTTCACCTCATACTTGGACTCCGACACTCTCCAATAATATGAAAAGTCATGCATCTTATGTTTATAATGATTATTATCAGAGAAAGCATAATAGTGGTGGAACTTGTGACTTTGATGGTACCGCTACAATTACTACCAAGGATCCTA GTTCTTCATCCTGTATATTTGCCAGAAG TTATAACTCGAGCACTAGGCTCCAATGGCTCTTGGAAATTCAGGCCCCTTTGGTGCGAGTATGA
- the LOC114381763 gene encoding endoglucanase 1-like, with protein MPKGMASVTTFSLMLQFLFSILCSSFGQLSLAFTSQEYHEALEKSIIFFEGQRSGKLPSNQQQTWRGDSGLSNGSSYHVDLVCGYYDAGDNGKFELPMAFTITLLAWSVIEFGSSMQDQIENARAAIRWSTDYLLKAATTTSDALYVQVI; from the exons ATGCCAAAAGGGATGGCTTCAGTCACCACATTTTCACTAATGTTGCAGTTTCTGTTCTCAATATTATGTTCTTCGTTTGGTCAGCTAAGCTTAGCTTTCACATCGCAAGAGTACCATGAAGCTCTTGAAAAATCCATTATCTTCTTTGAGGGACAACGATCTGGAAAATTGCCTTCCAACCAGCAACAAACATGGAGGGGAGATTCTGGATTGTCCAATGGCTCTTCCTatcat GTGGACCTAGTATGTGGTTATTATGATGCTGGAGACAACGGCAAGTTTGAGTTGCCAATGGCTTTTACCATTACATTGTTAGCATGGAGTGTGATTGAATTTGGAAGCTCAATGCAGGACCAAATTGAAAATGCCAGAGCTGCTATTCGGTGGAGCACGGATTACCTTCTTAAGGCAGCCACCACCACCTCTGACGCATTATATGTCCAAGTGATCTAA
- the LOC114381347 gene encoding L10-interacting MYB domain-containing protein-like isoform X1, with protein MSSPASKASWTPEFHRIFVDLCLGEMLKNEPGSMRITKAGWRNIVGSFYAKTGVRYDKKQFKNHYDSTRKLWKVWVKLTDDSNMKWDPEMRTFGASEEDWQNYVKAIPEAAQFQSKEIQFKDKLDIIFDGGNRIEEVKRWASVKWQNDASATSPLCGREREKKHKNFDRDCESDSTIMVDYSPTPKASWSPAYHKMFVDLCIEETLKGNKSATHFTKEGWRNIVGSFNAKTGMRYDKKQIKNHYDSTRKLWKIWAKLTGEDNMKWDPQTKTFGASEEGWHNCLKAFPEAVQFRFKELQFSDKLNVIFDGAMPTEEMITRLKRQNDASATLHGREHEKKRRNVGRDCGLKSAIMVNAIPIRTIPSEQSMSSSSYTKVKAAWTPTLHKVFVNLCMQETLKGNKPGTHFTKEGWKNIMESFYAKTGLNYGRLQLKNHWDSTKEQWRTWCKLIGTSYMKWDPSDQKFEAGEEDWTNYLQENPEAAQFRYKELQFTDILETIFNGTTVTGETEPAAQQRKSEGSVITFPLDTKEPDTDNLDEKTECHCDAVASRNGVSIQKNASAVSSTEGKHNYSIGECIECLDRMEEIEQGSDLYMFALDVFLKQEYREIFLQLKTPNLRISWLQRLQSGGPPPV; from the exons ATGTCCAGTCCAGCTTCAAAAGCCTCTTGGACACCTGAATTCCATAGAATATTTGTTGATTTATGCCTTGGAGAAATGCTGAAGAATGAGCCCGGGTCAATGCGAATTACTAAGGCTGGTTGGAGGAACATTGTTGGATCCTTTTATGCGAAGACAGGTGTGAGATATGACAAAAAGCAATTTAAGAATCACTATGATTCTACCAGAAAACTATGGAAAGTCTGGGTCAAGTTGACTGATGATAGCAACATGAAGTGGGATCCAGAAATGCGGACGTTTGGTGCTTCCGAGGAAGACTGGCAAAATTACGTAAAG GCAATTCCAGAAGCTGCCCAGTTTCAGTCTAAGGAAATCCAGTTTAAAGACAAACTGGATATCATCTTTGATGGAGGGAATCGAATTGAGGAAGTGAAAAGGTGGGCCAGTGTCAAGTGGCAGAATGATGCTTCAGCTACATCTCCCTTGTGTGGAAGAGAGCGAGAGaagaaacacaagaattttGATAGGGATTGTGAATCAGATAGTACCATTATGGTTGACTATTCACCAACACCAAAAGCTTCTTGGTCACCTGCATACCATAAAATGTTTGTTGACTTATGCATTGAAGAAACATTGAAGGGGAACAAGTCTGCGACGCATTTTACCAAGGAGGGCTGGAGGAATATTGTTGGATCCTTTAATGCAAAGACTGGTATGAGATACgacaaaaaacaaattaagaatcACTATGATTCAACCCGGAAACTATGGAAAATCTGGGCTAAGTTGACTGGTGAGGATAACATGAAATGGGACCCCCAAACCAAAACGTTTGGTGCTTCTGAGGAAGGCTGGCACAATTGTCTAAAG GCATTCCCAGAAGCTGTACAATTTCGGTTTAAGGAACTCCAGTTTTCTGACAAATTAAACGTCATCTTTGATGGAGCTATGCCAACTGAGGAAATGATAACAAGGCTTAAGAGGCAGAATGATGCTTCAGCTACATTGCATGGAAGAGAGCATGAGAAGAAACGTAGGAATGTTGGTCGGGATTGTGGATTAAAGAGTGCCATCATGGTTAATGCCATCCCAATCCGCACAATTCCAAGTGAGCAGAGCATGTCCAGTTCATCATATACCAAGGTCAAAGCCGCATGGACTCCTACACTGCACAAGGTCTTTGTTAATCTATGTATGCAAGAGACATTAAAGGGGAATAAGCCTGGCACACATTTTACAAAGGAAGGTTGGAAGAACATTATGGAATCATTTTATGCAAAAACTGGTTTGAATTATGGTAGATTACAACTTAAGAATCACTGGGATTCTACCAAGGAACAATGGAGAACTTGGTGTAAGCTTATTGGCACCAGTTACATGAAATGGGATCCATCTGACCAGAAGTTTGAGGCTGGTGAAGAAGATTGGACCAACTATTTACAG GAAAATCCAGAAGCTGCACAATTTCGCTATAAGGAACTACAATTCACTGACATATTGGAAACCATCTTTAATGGAACTACTGTTACTGGAGAGACTGAACCTGCTGCGCAACAAAGGAAAAGTGAGGGTAGTGTTATTACTTTCCCTTTAGACACAAAAGAACCTGATACAGACAACTTAGACGAGAAAACTGAATGTCATTGTGATGCTGTTGCATCAAGAAATGGTGTGAGTATTCAGAAGAATGCTAGTGCAGTTTCATCCACCGAAGGCAAACACAATTATAGTATCGGTGAATGCATTGAATGCCTTGATAGAATGGAAGAAATAGAGCAAGGAAGTGATCTCTACATGTTTGCTTTAGATGTATTCCTTAAGCAGGAATATAGGGAAATTTTTCTGCAGTTGAAAACGCCTAATCTGAGGATCTCATGGTTGCAGCGGCTTCAGTCTGGTGGTCCACCTCCAGTCTAG
- the LOC114381231 gene encoding uncharacterized protein At2g39920-like isoform X1, whose amino-acid sequence MSAYAHQMEQQYSAPSLSDDSETGSHYELESGFFMKSFTATIFVASLVTLGVLLITLVISLVIMLQSCQSKSAGVIELLNINDYYSYCRVYSLHAELNNLEGYNLPGICRHLAVHYIKVGQYARDLDLTMSVIDDYFKSVRPSEDGLDVVLMDIDDIFPRNSDSSNLFHRFYNDSTSNCIKEAKNVKLMFVTRLYMYLQTGGWSIILLSREPRTHRNVTINHLDSAGLRSWSALMMRAEDSDPTKGYEYFSRQRNLIRKKSFRIKSIISSHMDAVTVPETGVRNFLLPDPLCYKCEKQIEHRY is encoded by the exons ATGTCTGCATATGCTCATCAAATGGAGCAGCAGTACTCTGCACCTAGTCTCTCAGATGATTCTG AGACAGGAAGCCATTATGAATTAGAATCAGGATTCTTCATGAAATCGTTTACCGCAACAATATTCGTTGCTTCACTTGTCACTCTTGGAGTTCTTCTAATTACTTTGGTGATTTCCTTGGTGATTATGCTGCAATCCTGTCAAAGTAAAAGTGCTGGAGTTATCGAGCTTCTGAATATAAATGATTATTACAGTTATTGCAGGGTGTATTCTCTGCATGCTGAGCTCAATAACTTAGAAGGTTATAATCTTCCTGGAATCTGCAGACACCTGGCTGTACACTATATCAAAGTAGGTCAATATGCTAGAGACTTGGATTTGACTATGTCTGTGATTGATGATTACTTCAAGAGTGTTAGACCTTCAGAGGATGGTTTGGATGTGGTTTTGATGGACATAGATGACATTTTTCCTCGGAACTCTGACTCTTCCAATTTGTTTCACAG GTTTTATAATGACAGCACTAGCAACTGTATTAAAGAGGCAAAGAATGTAAAGCTCATGTTTGTTACTAGACTATACATGTACCTTCAAACTGGTGGATGGTCTATAATTTTGTTATCGAGAGAGCCTAGAACACACCGAAATGTCACCATTAATCATCTTGACTCAGCGGGACTTAGAAGTTGGTCTGCCTTGATGATGAG AGCAGAAGATTCAGATCCTACCAAAGGGTACGAGTACTTTTCTAGGCAAAGGAATTTGATAAGGAAGAAGAGCTTCCGAATAAAAAGTATCATAAGCAGCCATATGGATGCCGTGACAGTTCCGGAGACCGGAGTGCGGAATTTTTTGCTTCCAGACCCTCTATGTTACAAGTGTGAGAAGCAGATAGAGCATAGATACTGA
- the LOC114381347 gene encoding L10-interacting MYB domain-containing protein-like isoform X2 gives MSSPASKASWTPEFHRIFVDLCLGEMLKNEPGSMRITKAGWRNIVGSFYAKTGVRYDKKQFKNHYDSTRKLWKVWVKLTDDSNMKWDPEMRTFGASEEDWQNYVKAIPEAAQFQSKEIQFKDKLDIIFDGGNRIEEVKRWASVKWQNDASATSPLCGREREKKHKNFDRDCESDSTIMVDYSPTPKASWSPAYHKMFVDLCIEETLKGNKSATHFTKEGWRNIVGSFNAKTGMRYDKKQIKNHYDSTRKLWKIWAKLTGEDNMKWDPQTKTFGASEEGWHNCLKAFPEAVQFRFKELQFSDKLNVIFDGAMPTEEMITRLKRQNDASATLHGREHEKKRRNVGRDCGLKSAIMVNAIPIRTIPSEQSMSSSSYTKVKAAWTPTLHKVFVNLCMQETLKGNKPGTHFTKEGWKNIMESFYAKTGLNYGRLQLKNHWDSTKEQWRTWCKLIGTSYMKWDPSDQKFEAGEEDWTNYLQWFWYRKIQKLHNFAIRNYNSLTYWKPSLMELLLLERLNLLRNKGKVRVVLLLSL, from the exons ATGTCCAGTCCAGCTTCAAAAGCCTCTTGGACACCTGAATTCCATAGAATATTTGTTGATTTATGCCTTGGAGAAATGCTGAAGAATGAGCCCGGGTCAATGCGAATTACTAAGGCTGGTTGGAGGAACATTGTTGGATCCTTTTATGCGAAGACAGGTGTGAGATATGACAAAAAGCAATTTAAGAATCACTATGATTCTACCAGAAAACTATGGAAAGTCTGGGTCAAGTTGACTGATGATAGCAACATGAAGTGGGATCCAGAAATGCGGACGTTTGGTGCTTCCGAGGAAGACTGGCAAAATTACGTAAAG GCAATTCCAGAAGCTGCCCAGTTTCAGTCTAAGGAAATCCAGTTTAAAGACAAACTGGATATCATCTTTGATGGAGGGAATCGAATTGAGGAAGTGAAAAGGTGGGCCAGTGTCAAGTGGCAGAATGATGCTTCAGCTACATCTCCCTTGTGTGGAAGAGAGCGAGAGaagaaacacaagaattttGATAGGGATTGTGAATCAGATAGTACCATTATGGTTGACTATTCACCAACACCAAAAGCTTCTTGGTCACCTGCATACCATAAAATGTTTGTTGACTTATGCATTGAAGAAACATTGAAGGGGAACAAGTCTGCGACGCATTTTACCAAGGAGGGCTGGAGGAATATTGTTGGATCCTTTAATGCAAAGACTGGTATGAGATACgacaaaaaacaaattaagaatcACTATGATTCAACCCGGAAACTATGGAAAATCTGGGCTAAGTTGACTGGTGAGGATAACATGAAATGGGACCCCCAAACCAAAACGTTTGGTGCTTCTGAGGAAGGCTGGCACAATTGTCTAAAG GCATTCCCAGAAGCTGTACAATTTCGGTTTAAGGAACTCCAGTTTTCTGACAAATTAAACGTCATCTTTGATGGAGCTATGCCAACTGAGGAAATGATAACAAGGCTTAAGAGGCAGAATGATGCTTCAGCTACATTGCATGGAAGAGAGCATGAGAAGAAACGTAGGAATGTTGGTCGGGATTGTGGATTAAAGAGTGCCATCATGGTTAATGCCATCCCAATCCGCACAATTCCAAGTGAGCAGAGCATGTCCAGTTCATCATATACCAAGGTCAAAGCCGCATGGACTCCTACACTGCACAAGGTCTTTGTTAATCTATGTATGCAAGAGACATTAAAGGGGAATAAGCCTGGCACACATTTTACAAAGGAAGGTTGGAAGAACATTATGGAATCATTTTATGCAAAAACTGGTTTGAATTATGGTAGATTACAACTTAAGAATCACTGGGATTCTACCAAGGAACAATGGAGAACTTGGTGTAAGCTTATTGGCACCAGTTACATGAAATGGGATCCATCTGACCAGAAGTTTGAGGCTGGTGAAGAAGATTGGACCAACTATTTACAG TGGTTTTGGTACAGGAAAATCCAGAAGCTGCACAATTTCGCTATAAGGAACTACAATTCACTGACATATTGGAAACCATCTTTAATGGAACTACTGTTACTGGAGAGACTGAACCTGCTGCGCAACAAAGGAAAAGTGAGGGTAGTGTTATTACTTTCCCTTTAG